The proteins below are encoded in one region of Accipiter gentilis chromosome 12, bAccGen1.1, whole genome shotgun sequence:
- the TIFA gene encoding TRAF-interacting protein with FHA domain-containing protein A yields MTSFEEAETEETVTCLHMTFYHPCQKDKMMFRCLNFCKRERVRADEMAKFGRDSNVCHYNLMDTRVSRIQFSLQFYRKLNSSEFCFEIKNMSKKTKLLVDQTELGYLNKTDLPWKCIICFGDYQILAEVQEGESVDYFETYLHLTEVPILQERCLPSLQPIPENGISSSLFHSQGKSPTETDENESC; encoded by the coding sequence ATGACCTCTTTTGAAGAAGCTGAAACTGAAGAAACAGTAACATGTCTCCACATGACCTTCTACCATCCTTGCCAAAAAGACAAGATGATGTTTCGTTGCTTGAACTTCTGTAAGCGAGAACGGGTCAGAGCAGATGAAATGGCCAAGTTTGGCCGCGATTCTAATGTCTGCCATTATAACTTAATGGATACTCGTGTTTCTCGGATTCAGTTTTCAttgcagttttacagaaaactgaACAGCTCAGAATTTTGTTTTGAGATAAAGAACatgagcaagaaaacaaaactgctagTGGACCAAACAGAACTGGGTTACTTAAACAAAACAGACCTGCCATGGAAGTGCATCATCTGTTTTGGGGACTACCAGATTTTAGCAGAGGTTCAAGAAGGGGAGTCTGTGGATTATTTTGAGACTTACTTGCACTTGACTGAAGTGCCAATCTTACAAGAAAGATGCCTGCCATCACTGCAACCCATACCGGAGAatggcatttcttcttccttgtttCATTCCCAAGGCAAAAGCCCCACAGAGACTGATGAAAATGAGTCATGCTAG